The Streptomyces sp. NBC_00569 genomic sequence ACCGACTGATCACCGCCTGATCACCCACCGAGCCGCGACCGGACCCCGACGATCCCACCGACCCCGGCTTCGTAGGATCGGGGCATGAGCTCTGACCGTTCGAAGGACGTCACCCCGCCGCCGCTGCCCGCGCCCCTCGCGGTGCCGGTCGCCGACTCGCACACCCACCTCGACATGCAGTCGGGCACGGTGGAGGAGGGCCTCGCCAAGGCCGCGTCGGTGGGTGTGACGACCGTCGTCCAGGTCGGCTGCGACGTGAACGGTTCCCGCTGGGCCGCCGACACCGCGGCCGCGCACCCGGGCGTGCACGCCACCGTCGCGCTGCACCCGAACGAAGCGCCCCGCATCGTCCTCGGTGACCCCGACGGCTGGTCGCGCCAGGGCGAGCGCCCGGCCGGCGGTGACGCGGCCCTCGACGAGGCGCTCGCCGAGATCGACCGGCTCGCGGCCCTCCCGCACGTGAAGGGCGTCGGCGAGACCGGACTCGACCACTTCCGTACGGGGCCCGAAGGCATCGCCGCGCAGGAGCGCTCCTTCCGTGCCCACATCGAGATCGCCAAGCGGCACGGCAAGGCGCTCGTGATTCACGACCGCGACGCCCATGACGACGTGCTGCGCATCCTCAAGGAGGAGGGCGCCCCCGAGCGCACCGTCTTCCACTGCTACTCCGGAGATGCCGACATGGCCCGGATCTGCGCCGAGAACGGCTACTTCATGTCGTTCGCCGGGAACGTCACCTTCAAGAACGCGCAGCCCCTGCGCGACGCGCTCGTGGCCGCCCCGCGCGAGCTCGTCCTGGTCGAGACCGACGCGCCCTTCCTGACCCCCGCGCCCTACCGCGGACGGCCTAACGCCCCGTACCTCATTCCGGTCACGCTGCGCGCGATGGCCGCGGTGAAGGGCCTCGACGAGGACGCCCTCGCGGCGGCCGTTTCCGCCAACACGGCCCGCGCTTTCGATTACTGACCGGCAGCGCCCTCGGGGCGGCGCCGGGCGCGGAAGGCCGGAAACGGGCCGCGACACAGCGTAGCCGCGCTGCTTTGGAGAGTGACGATCGCTCCGCTAGGTTCTCCTCGCCGATCCGGACCGAGGAGCGTCGTCGTGAGCAATTCGCCGTACGGGACGTATGAGCCGCAGGAAACGCTCGTCACGCTCGAGACACACGAACCACCGCCCGGCCCGCCCCCGCACGCGGACACCTACCGCCCCGGCTACGAGTCGATGGAGACCCAGCCCGCCTGGCCCGTGCCCGGAGCGCTGCTGCCGCCCCCGTCCGCCCCGGCCGCGGACCCCGCCCCGCAGGCCGCCGGGCGCGCCGAGGCCCGCAGGGCGGCCCGGCGCAGGAAACGGCCCGAACGGCCCGACACCCTCAGACGCCTGCTGCCGCAGGCCCTCGTCGTCGCGTTCCTGGCCGGCGGCACCACCGCCTTCGTCGCCGCCGACAAGGCGGTCCAGCTCAGTGTCGACGGCAGGCCGCGCACCCTGCACACCTTCGCGGACGACGTCAGTGAGCTGCTCGCCGACGAGGGCGTCGACGTCGGCCCGCACGATGTCGTCGCCCCCGCCCCCGGGACCGCCCTGTCCAGCGGCGACGAGGTCGCCGTGCACTACGGCAGGCTCGTCCACCTCACCCTCGACGGGGAGCGCCGCAAGGTGTGGACCACGGCGGGCACCGTCGACGGCGCCCTGAATCAGCTCGGCGTCCGCGCCGAGGGCGCCTATGTCTCCGCGTCCCGCTCGCGCCGCATCGCCCGCGACGGCCTCGCGCTCGCCGTCCGCACCGAACGCAGCGTCACGGTCATGGCCGACGGCCGCGAGCGCACCATCCGCACCAACGCCGCCACCGTCGGGGACGCCGTCGACGAGGCGGGCATCTCGCTGCACGGCCAGGACACCACGTCCGTGCCGCAGGACAGCTTCCCGCGCGACGGGCAGACGATCACCGTCATGCGCATCAAGGGCAGCAGGGAGGTGCGCGAGGAACCCATCGCGTACGAGGTGGAGCGCACCCAGGACCCGACCCTGTTCCGTGGGACCGAGGTCGTCGAACGGGCGGGCCGCCAGGGCGCCCGGCGCGTCACCTACGCCCTGCGCACCGTCAACGGCGTCAGGCAGAAGCCGCGCCGCCTGAGCGCAGAGGTCGTGCGTGAGCCCCGCAGCCGGCTCGTGAAGGTCGGCACCAAGCCCCCGCCGTCCTCCGTCGTCGGCGCCGACGGCCTGCACTGGAGCGCACTCGCCCGGTGCGAGTCCGGCGGGCGCCCCGGCGCGACCGACGCCACCGGCACCTATGGGGGCCTCTACCAGTTCGACGTACAGACCTGGCACAGCCTGGGCGGCGGCGGCCGGCCCCAGGACGCGTCCGCCTCCGAGCAGACGTACCGGGCCAAGAAGCTGTACGTGCAGCGCGGCGCGAGCCCGTGGCCGCACTGTGGTGGCCGCCTGCACGGGTAACCGGGTCGGTGCGGGGGCCCGCGGTCCGGTCGGGACCCGGCCGCGGCGCCCCGTACCCTGAGACCGTGAGCACCACTGACCCCCAGGGCCCCCTGCTTGGCCCCGCCGACATCCGCGAACTGGCGGCAGCCCTGGGCGTGCGGCCCACGAAACAGCGCGGCCAGAACTTCGTCATCGACGCCAACACGGTCCGCCGCATCGTCCGCACCGCGCAGGTCACCCCCGAGGACAACGTCGTCGAGGTCGGCCCCGGCCTCGGCTCGCTGACCCTCGCGCTCCTGGAGTCGGCGGCGCATGTCACCGCCGTCGAGATCGACGACGTGCTCGCCGCCGCGCTGCCCGCGACGATCGAGGCCCGCCTCCCGCAGAAGAAGGACGCCTTCGCGCTCGTCCACTCCGACGCGATGCAGGTACGCGAACTGCCGGGCCCCGCGCCCACGGCGCTCGTCGCGAACCTGCCCTACAACGTCGCCGTGCCGGTCCTGCTCCACATGCTCGACACGTTCCCCTCCATCGAGCGCACGCTCGTCATGGTGCAGGCCGAGGTCGCCGACCGCCTCGCGGCCGCCCCCGGCTCGAAGGTCTACGGCGTCCCGTCGGTCAAGGCCAACTGGTACGCGGACGTGAAGCGCGCCGGCTCCATCGGCCGGAACGTGTTCTGGCCCGCGCCGAACGTCGACAGCGGTCTCGTGGCCCTGGTCCGGCGCACCGAGCCGGTGGCGACGACCGCCTCCAAGCGCGAGGTCTTCGCCGTGGTCGACGCGGCCTTCGCCCAGCGCCGCAAGACCCTGCGCGCCGCCCTGTCCGGCTGGGCCGGATCGGCCGCCGCCGCCGAGGCCGCCCTGGTCGCGGCCGGAGTCTCCCCGCAGGCACGCGGCGAGGCCATCACGGTCGAGGAGTTCGCACGGATCGCGGAGAACAAGCAGTGAGCGTGACGGTACGGGTCCCCGCGAAGGTCAACGTCCAGCTCGCGGTCGGCGCGGCCCGCCCCGACGGCTTCCACGACCTCGCCAACGTCTTCCTCGCCGTCGGCCTCCACGACGACGTCACGGCGACCGCCGCCGACGAACTGACCCTCACCTGCGAGGGTCCCGGCGCGGACCAGGTCCCGCTGGACCGCACCAACCTCGCGGCCCGCGCCGCGATCGCGCTGGGCGAGCGGTACGGGATCGAGCCCCTTGTCCACCTGCACATCGACAAGGACATCCCCGTCGCCGGCGGCATGGCGGGCGGCTCCGCGGACGCCGCCGGCGCACTCGTGGCCTGCGACGCGCTGTGGGGCACCGGCGCCACCCGGGACGAACTCCTCGACATCTGCGCCGAGTTGGGCAGCGATGTGCCGTTCAGTCTGGTCGGCGGGGCGGCCCTCGGCACCGGACGCGGCGAGAAGCTTCAACCCCTGGACGTGGGCGGCGAGTTCCGGTGGGTGTTCGCGGCCGCCGACGGAGGGCTCTCGACGCCCGCCGTGTACGGCGAGTTCGACCGCCTCGCGCAGGGGCGCGCGATCCCCGAGCCGGAGGCCTCGCCCGCCCTGCTCGACGCGCTGCGCTCCGGCGACGCGAGCGCGCTGTCCGCGACGCTCACGAACGACCTCCAGCCGGCCGCGCTCTCCCTGTTCCCCGCGCTGAAGGACACCCTCGACGCGGGCACGTCGGCGGGCGCCCTCGCGGGCCTGGTCTCCGGCTCGGGCCCGACCACGGCGTTCCTGTGCGCGGACGAGAAGTCGGCGCGGGCGGTCGCCGCAGCCCTCACGGCGTCCCGCACCTGCCGCTCCGTACGGGTCACGACGTCCCCGGCGCCGGGCGCGACGGTCGTCCAGCGCTGACGCAGCCGGACGTACTCACGGGTAACTGAGTACGTCCGCGCTGTCGACCGCCACGGCGCCGCGGCACCGTGGTCCCATGACCACCGACATCACGAGCGCCCGGCACCGGCGCCGCAGACGCCGCATCGGCCGCGGGCAGGTCCTCGTACCGCTCGGCGCGATCGCCCTCGTCGGACTGCACTCCGCGCTCGCCACCCGCGGCCACCTCCTGCCGCCGCCGTCCGGCGGCGGGTGGCAGGGCCGGATCGCGCGGCCCCGCGAGGTCGCCGCCGTGCTCGGCCGGGGAGCCGCAGGTCCCCGCAACCGCGCCGCTCGACGGCGCTCCGCACGAAGGCGTCAGCGGCTGTAGCGGTACCGGCAGGCGGCGACCCGGACCTCGTCCTCGACGACTTCGCGGACGAGCCGGTGCTCGTCGGTGATCCGCCGGGACCCGCAGCCCTGGACACGCGGCCGGGACGCCGGGCGCGGCGACTACGCTGGAAGACTGATCCATCCCCTTGTCAGGAGCGAAATGGCAGTCAACCTGGTCAATGTCGAGGCAGTCAGCAAGGTGTACGGCACCCGTGCCCTGCTCGACGGCGTATCGCTCGGCGTGTCCGAGGGGGACAGGATCGGTGTCGTCGGGCGTAACGGCGACGGCAAGACCACCCTCATCCGGATGCTCGCCAAGCTGGAGGACGCCGACACCGGCCGCGTCACCCACAGCGGCGGCCTGCGCCTCGGCGTCCTCACGCAGCACGACTCCCTCGACCCCGAGGCGACCGTCCGGCACGAGGTCATCGGCGACCTCGCCGACCACGAGTGGGCGGGCAACGCCAAGATCCGCGACGTGCTCACCGGTCTCTTCGGCGGACTCGACCTGCCCGGCTTCCCGCAGGGACTCGACACGGTCATCGCGCCCCTGTCCGGCGGTGAGCGCCGCCGCATCGCCCTCGCGAAGCTCCTCATCGGCGAGCCCGATCTGATCGTCCTCGACGAGCCCACCAACCACCTCGACGTCGAGGGCATCTCCTGGCTGGCGAGCCACCTCCAGGCCCGCCGCTCCGCCCTCGTCTGCGTCACCCACGACCGCTGGTTCCTCGACCAGGTCTGCACCCGCATGTGGGACGTGCAGAAGGGCGACGTCTTCGAGTACGAGGGCGGATACAGCGACTACGTCTTCGCGCGCGCCGAGCGCGAGCGCATCGCGGCGACCGAGGAGACCAAGCGGCAGAACCTGATGCGCAAGGAGCTGGCCTGGCTGCGCCGTGG encodes the following:
- a CDS encoding TatD family hydrolase, giving the protein MSSDRSKDVTPPPLPAPLAVPVADSHTHLDMQSGTVEEGLAKAASVGVTTVVQVGCDVNGSRWAADTAAAHPGVHATVALHPNEAPRIVLGDPDGWSRQGERPAGGDAALDEALAEIDRLAALPHVKGVGETGLDHFRTGPEGIAAQERSFRAHIEIAKRHGKALVIHDRDAHDDVLRILKEEGAPERTVFHCYSGDADMARICAENGYFMSFAGNVTFKNAQPLRDALVAAPRELVLVETDAPFLTPAPYRGRPNAPYLIPVTLRAMAAVKGLDEDALAAAVSANTARAFDY
- a CDS encoding ubiquitin-like domain-containing protein codes for the protein MSNSPYGTYEPQETLVTLETHEPPPGPPPHADTYRPGYESMETQPAWPVPGALLPPPSAPAADPAPQAAGRAEARRAARRRKRPERPDTLRRLLPQALVVAFLAGGTTAFVAADKAVQLSVDGRPRTLHTFADDVSELLADEGVDVGPHDVVAPAPGTALSSGDEVAVHYGRLVHLTLDGERRKVWTTAGTVDGALNQLGVRAEGAYVSASRSRRIARDGLALAVRTERSVTVMADGRERTIRTNAATVGDAVDEAGISLHGQDTTSVPQDSFPRDGQTITVMRIKGSREVREEPIAYEVERTQDPTLFRGTEVVERAGRQGARRVTYALRTVNGVRQKPRRLSAEVVREPRSRLVKVGTKPPPSSVVGADGLHWSALARCESGGRPGATDATGTYGGLYQFDVQTWHSLGGGGRPQDASASEQTYRAKKLYVQRGASPWPHCGGRLHG
- the rsmA gene encoding 16S rRNA (adenine(1518)-N(6)/adenine(1519)-N(6))-dimethyltransferase RsmA; amino-acid sequence: MSTTDPQGPLLGPADIRELAAALGVRPTKQRGQNFVIDANTVRRIVRTAQVTPEDNVVEVGPGLGSLTLALLESAAHVTAVEIDDVLAAALPATIEARLPQKKDAFALVHSDAMQVRELPGPAPTALVANLPYNVAVPVLLHMLDTFPSIERTLVMVQAEVADRLAAAPGSKVYGVPSVKANWYADVKRAGSIGRNVFWPAPNVDSGLVALVRRTEPVATTASKREVFAVVDAAFAQRRKTLRAALSGWAGSAAAAEAALVAAGVSPQARGEAITVEEFARIAENKQ
- a CDS encoding 4-(cytidine 5'-diphospho)-2-C-methyl-D-erythritol kinase; the encoded protein is MSVTVRVPAKVNVQLAVGAARPDGFHDLANVFLAVGLHDDVTATAADELTLTCEGPGADQVPLDRTNLAARAAIALGERYGIEPLVHLHIDKDIPVAGGMAGGSADAAGALVACDALWGTGATRDELLDICAELGSDVPFSLVGGAALGTGRGEKLQPLDVGGEFRWVFAAADGGLSTPAVYGEFDRLAQGRAIPEPEASPALLDALRSGDASALSATLTNDLQPAALSLFPALKDTLDAGTSAGALAGLVSGSGPTTAFLCADEKSARAVAAALTASRTCRSVRVTTSPAPGATVVQR
- a CDS encoding type II toxin-antitoxin system YoeB family toxin produces the protein MTDEHRLVREVVEDEVRVAACRYRYSR